The Candidatus Rubidus massiliensis DNA segment TTTTATTATTTGGACAACTGAAGAAGGGTATTTAAAAACACAAGAAAAAATTAAATACATTGGAACTGTGGAAATCGTTGATAATGCTAAAGAAATAGAAACAGCTAGAGCTCTTGGTGATTTAAGAGAAAATTCAGAATTTAAGTTTGCACAAGAAAGAAGAGCACGTTTACAAAATGAATTAAAAACACTCTCTGAACAAATGAATCGGGCTAGAATCATAACCCCGGTAGATGTTCAAACAGATACAGTAGGAATTGGGTGTGTTGTAGATATTAAAGATCAAAATAATCAAATGATTACTTACACTATTTTAGGTCCTTGGGATGCTAACCCAGATGAGCGCATTCTTTCCTTCCAATCTAAATTCGCACAAGCTATGGTAGGTTTAAAAGAAGGCGATTCATTTACCTTCCGTGAAGAAAAGTTTGTCATAGAAAAACTACAAAGTATGTTTGATAAAAAAGTAAGTCTATAAAATATGGAAATTGTAATCGCCTCGCGCAATCTTCATAAAGTTCGTGAAATAAGGGATATTTTAAAAAAATATCCCCGATTTGATGTTCTTTCTCTCATAAATTTTCCCAACTATCAATTAATAGAAGAAACGGGAGCATCTTTTTTAGAAAATGCCGTTTTAAAAGCAACTCACGCTGCTAAAAGCTTAAATAAATGGGTGATAGCGGATGATTCAGGTTTAGTCGTTCCAGCCTTAAAAGGAGAGCCTGGTTTATTGTCTAGACGATATGCAAGTATAGATGCAACAGATGCTGAAAATAGGCAAAAGCTATTAAAAAATATGAGTCATTTAAGAGATATAGATCGTTGTGCTTATTTCGAATGTTCTTTATGTCTGGCAAGTCCAGAAGGGGTTAAAAAGAAAGTTTCAGCTACTTGTGAAGGGGCTATTTTAACGCAAGAAAAAGGAAGTGGCGGATTTGGTTATGA contains these protein-coding regions:
- a CDS encoding Non-canonical purine NTP pyrophosphatase, coding for MEIVIASRNLHKVREIRDILKKYPRFDVLSLINFPNYQLIEETGASFLENAVLKATHAAKSLNKWVIADDSGLVVPALKGEPGLLSRRYASIDATDAENRQKLLKNMSHLRDIDRCAYFECSLCLASPEGVKKKVSATCEGAILTQEKGSGGFGYDSLFVKEGHSSTFAQMDEKTKNKISHRRKALEKLFSALETVKE